Proteins from one Candidatus Desulfovibrio trichonymphae genomic window:
- a CDS encoding adenosylcobinamide-GDP ribazoletransferase — protein sequence MMGRTTAMTAFLDALAFLTRLAPARPCSPAALTRCVPWFAPVGLMLGCLCTAAASCGLAFLGTLPAYAATQSCGLFVTALLWLALELWTTRGLHWDGLADLGDAVGAGGSRFWEILRDSRIGAFGALSLLVVFCGQWAALAWHLGALHRFELVLAPVWGRACAIWLAASTPARTPDSLGGLVQAGASPALAHLHGLAALLLAGLLCVRGLGFYQSFVLLIGQYTLTRTLSAAARRQGGLSGDFLGASIELGQLWFLLVTL from the coding sequence ATGATGGGCAGAACAACAGCAATGACAGCTTTTCTGGACGCCCTCGCCTTTTTAACACGTCTTGCGCCGGCGCGACCTTGCTCCCCGGCGGCTTTGACGCGTTGTGTGCCTTGGTTTGCGCCGGTCGGACTTATGCTGGGCTGCCTGTGCACAGCCGCGGCATCTTGCGGGCTTGCCTTTCTTGGTACACTGCCCGCGTATGCAGCGACACAGTCGTGCGGTCTTTTTGTGACAGCCCTTTTGTGGCTAGCCTTGGAGCTTTGGACCACACGCGGCCTGCACTGGGACGGCCTTGCCGATCTGGGCGACGCCGTCGGCGCTGGCGGATCGCGTTTTTGGGAAATTTTGCGCGACAGCCGCATCGGGGCATTCGGCGCTTTAAGCCTGCTCGTTGTCTTTTGCGGCCAATGGGCCGCTCTTGCCTGGCATCTTGGGGCGCTGCACCGGTTTGAACTTGTGCTGGCGCCCGTCTGGGGCCGCGCCTGCGCTATCTGGCTTGCCGCGTCCACGCCCGCGCGCACGCCGGATTCTTTAGGCGGCCTCGTGCAGGCCGGGGCAAGTCCCGCGCTTGCACACCTGCACGGTCTTGCCGCCCTGCTGCTCGCTGGTCTTTTGTGCGTGCGCGGCCTCGGCTTTTACCAATCATTTGTTCTGCTGATCGGCCAATATACCCTCACCCGCACGCTCTCAGCAGCGGCACGGCGTCAGGGCGGACTTTCCGGCGATTTTCTGGGCGCCTCCATAGAACTTGGGCAGTTGTGGTTTCTGCTTGTGACGCTCTAG
- a CDS encoding tyrosine-type recombinase/integrase → MAPYIFVRPGELRRAEWTEFDLEAAKWRIPAARMKMRELHIVPLARQVVDILKELQPFITCRSRYLFHQCGQNPLPKGGMGDRLRAISFSA, encoded by the coding sequence ATGGCTCCCTATATTTTTGTGCGCCCCGGGGAACTGCGCCGGGCTGAATGGACAGAGTTTGATCTTGAAGCCGCAAAGTGGCGCATACCCGCCGCCAGAATGAAAATGCGCGAGCTGCATATTGTGCCGCTGGCCCGGCAGGTAGTGGACATACTCAAAGAGTTGCAGCCCTTCATCACCTGCCGGAGCCGCTATTTATTCCATCAATGCGGGCAAAATCCGCTACCAAAGGGGGGCATGGGCGACCGTCTCAGAGCTATATCGTTTTCGGCGTAA
- a CDS encoding DUF2325 domain-containing protein — MSFTLIGGMDRLRQKYIAAAKQDGHTLKCFSRNEHNLTDKIGYPDALIVFTNKVSHEAKRKAVQLANARNIPVRLVHSCGVSSLKACLNLSQSLKNEMMP; from the coding sequence ATGTCGTTCACCCTTATCGGCGGCATGGACAGACTCAGGCAGAAGTATATCGCGGCGGCAAAGCAGGACGGGCATACTCTCAAGTGCTTCAGCCGGAATGAACACAATCTTACAGATAAAATCGGCTATCCTGACGCGCTGATCGTTTTTACCAACAAGGTGTCACATGAGGCAAAACGCAAGGCGGTGCAACTGGCCAACGCGCGCAATATTCCCGTACGCCTTGTGCATTCCTGCGGCGTGTCTTCTCTGAAAGCCTGCCTCAACTTGTCGCAATCCCTTAAGAATGAGATGATGCCCTGA